In Physeter macrocephalus isolate SW-GA chromosome 2, ASM283717v5, whole genome shotgun sequence, a single window of DNA contains:
- the LOC102992546 gene encoding uncharacterized protein isoform X2: MGVSPVFPASFSKCESWLEPDKTALPVAIVLAVKLKPAHQTSSVRLAASQPACLKVSSSQDGTDAYTPSPQLNYHRWNHSPMTTCLPPRTIVKLLSTSPVNTLMISLSSDYVNSGLGSSEFGLEPTGKVRSVRVNHRLLDAAGTLESCIGPSQHFTAVETDIQVPKLWYLDCGMTTFCLGPNGFLECETCSAQTGKVLDKAGQVDHSACLGAPNSSASLGKSDLRKP; this comes from the exons ATGGGTGTCTCGCCAGTCTTTCCTGCAAGTTTCTCCAAG TGTGAAAGTTGGCTGGAGCCAGACAAGACTGCCCTGCCTGTGGCTATTGTTCTTGCTGTGAAGCTGAAACCAGCCCATCAAACCAGCTCTGTCAGGCTGGCTGCCTCCCAACCTGCCTGCCTAAAGGTATCTTCCTCTCAGGATGGCACAGACGCATACACCCCATCTCCCCAGCTGAACTACCACCGCTGGAACCACTCACCTATGACCACATGCCTTCCTCCTAGAACCATTGTTAAACTCCTCTCAACCTCCCCTGTTAACACACTGATGATTAGTTTATCATCAGATTACGTGAACTCGGGGCTTGGATCAAGTGAATTTGGTTTGGAGCCGACGGGTAAAGTCAGGAGCGTGAGGGTGAATCATAGACTATTAGATGCAGCAGGAACGTTAGAAAGCTGTATTGGCCCATCCCAGCATTTTACAGCCGTAGAAACTGATATACAGGTGCCAAAGCTTTGGTATCTTGATTGTGGAATGACCACATTTTGCCTGGGACCGAACGGTTTCCTGGAGTGTGAGACTTGCAGTGCTCAAACTGGGAAAGTCCTGGACAAAGCAGGACAAGTTGACCACTCTGCTTGCTTGGGAGCCCCAAACTCTTCTGCTTCTCTGGGCAAGTCAGATTTGCGCAAGCCCTGA